A single window of Gossypium hirsutum isolate 1008001.06 chromosome A10, Gossypium_hirsutum_v2.1, whole genome shotgun sequence DNA harbors:
- the LOC121207863 gene encoding uncharacterized protein, whose translation MPPRRRPKKKSNTRKDAAIDAMKPYGFPVDVVQTTIKDLLNVYGEDGWPFIEDSAYKVLLEAILEKVTGEGTSDPKEPVAETSSRTAVLPICSDVSPLNTESQASNGFDGASELNKTLCIPKPTNESGNSLLPVEAEGCSKRDVTYPCGNNHSTPLHCHNSPPLQGDSLTTKRRPYNGWICSDDEEDIVELTPGPIAEEMENFLKSFMVHKKRWDIKPDDM comes from the exons ATGCCTCCAAGAAGACGTCCGAAAAAG AAATCTAATACGAGAAAGGATGCTGCCATTGATGCAATGAAGCCATATGGGTTTCCTGTAGACGTTGTTCAAACAACCATAAAGGATTTGCTAAAT GTTTATGGGGAAGATGGGTGGCCATTCATTGAAGATTCTGCTTACAAGGTTTTACTTGAAGCCATACTTGAAAAG GTAACCGGAGAAGGAACAAGTGATCCTAAGGAACCAGTTGCTGAGACCTCAAGTAGAACTGCTGTTTTACCTATATGCTCTGATGTGAGTCCACTTAACACTGAATCCCAAGCCAGCAATGGCTTTGACGGTGCATCAGAGTTGAATAAAACTTTGTGTATACCGAAACCGACAAATGAATCCG GTAACTCTCTCCTACCAGTTGAAGCCGAAGGCTGTAGCAAAAGAGATGTTACATATCCTTGTGGTAACAACCACTCTACTCCACTTCATTGTCACAACTCACCACCACTGCAAGGTGATAGCTTGACCACAAAGCGCAGGCCTTACAATGGCTGGATTTGCAGTGACGATGAAGAAGATATCGTGGAGCTAACACCAGGACCAATAGCTGAAGAAATGGAAAACTTTCTTAAAAGTTTCATGGTGCACAAGAAAAGATGGGATATAAAGCCTGATGATATGTAA
- the LOC121207861 gene encoding probable LRR receptor-like serine/threonine-protein kinase At3g47570 isoform X2 translates to MNKALSKTNQSHLRAMGISKKHLEVIILLSCFNLQGPNLLGLATATTVIRGNDTDQQALLHFKAKISGDRLKVMESWNSSIHFCQWHGITCGRKHQRVTKLELQVLELSGSLSPYIGNLSFLKELNLATNNFYDHIPQEVGHLRRLERLELINNSFSGEIPSNLSACSKLTYIRMRGNQLRGEIPGSFGLLSKLKFLSFVNNSLRGSIPPALGNLSSLEELYLTYNAFSGVLPEALGRLTNLTHFSADENSISGIIPTAMFNLSNIIVFSIGGNKIQGTLHSDLAITMPHVGAFSLWGNQIYGKIPISISNASNLYQLQLDENRLSGNVPSLEKLENLFVLNLYTNHLGHGIQGDLDFVCTLVNNTKLGILSIQNNNFGGVFPKCIRNFSRTFSVLGIEHNNILGRIPDGIGNLNNLEVLRASQNQLSGPIPFDIGRLKKLKKFYIDSNFLSGTIPHSIGNLTLLIELALDVNKLKGNIPSSLGDCQNLVRMTLSHNNLSGSIPPQVLALSSLSILLNLSSNYLTGELSAEVEKLKNLGELDVSKNRLSGLLPNNLGSCVSLEELFLDGNLFEGPIPSSLSSLRGLAALDVSENNLSGVIPSEGVFKNSSATFVEGNNKLCGGITELHLSRCNSEKSSNTSLRLKFVIVAVILGVTLIFLFLLIMLLRKKKEQQATTTCAENSLLRLSYQSILRATNGFSTQNLVGLGGFGSVYRGILEETGEVIAVKVLNLLNHGASRSFLAECEVLKNIRHRNLVKLLTAISGTDYQGNDFKALVYEFMVNGSLEDWLHPPAGTNEPKTIRNLNLFQRLNMAIDVAHALEYLHHHCEILIIHCDLKPSNILLDEEMVAHISDFGLAKILSADKLNYSASQSSSLGLRGTVGYAPPEYGMGSELSTKGDVYSYGILLLEMFTGKRPTDEIFEEGLSLHNFVKTTLPERMTEIIDPILLQEKVRQGTKKDIILSGNIIENDRCLQCMNSILEIGLTCCTELPSERVDMCDVVTELCSIRDQIYLTQLGGLC, encoded by the exons ATGAACAAAGCACTCTCGAAAACAAATCAATCTCATCTCAGGGCTATGGGGATATCAAAAAAGCATTTAGAAGTTATTATTCTTCTCTCATGCTTCAACTTGCAGGGTCCTAACTTGCTTGGTTTAGCAACAGCAACCACTGTAATTAGAGGAAATGACACTGATCAACAAGCTTTACTCCATTTCAAAGCGAAGATAAGTGGTGATCGACTTAAGGTTATGGAGTCTTGGAATAGCTCTATTCACTTCTGTCAATGGCATGGTATTACATGCGGCCGCAAGCATCAGAGAGTCACCAAGTTGGAACTACAAGTCCTCGAACTCTCGGGATCTTTATCACCATATATTGGAAATTTGAGCTTTCTCAAGGAGTTGAATCTTGCAACCAACAACTTCTACGATCATATTCCTCAAGAAGTTGGACATCTAAGAAGACTGGAAAGGTTAGAACTGATCAATAACTCTTTTAGTGGTGAAATTCCTTCCAATTTATCTGCTTGCTCTAAGCTTACATATATCCGCATGAGAGGCAATCAACTAAGAGGAGAAATACCTGGTTCGTTTGGTCTCTTGTCAAAGCTGAAATTCTTGAGTTTTGTCAACAACAGTTTAAGAGGGAGCATCCCGCCTGCGTTGGGGAACTTGTCATCCCTGGAGGAACTTTATTTGACATATAATGCTTTCAGTGGGGTTCTACCTGAAGCTCTTGGACGACTGACAAATCTAACACATTTCTCGGCAGATGAAAATTCAATATCCGGTATTATTCCGACAGCAATGTTCAATCTATCCAATATTATAGTCTTCTCCATAGGAGGGAACAAGATTCAAGGTACTCTTCATTCTGACTTAGCAATCACTATGCCACATGTTGGGGCCTTTTCCTTATGGGGAAACCAAATCTATGGAAAGATTCCTATTTCAATATCCAATGCCTCAAATCTGTATCAACTTCAACTTGATGAGAACAGACTTAGTGGGAACGTGCCTTCCTTAGAAAAGCTAGAAAACCTGTTCGTACTTAACCTATACACCAACCACTTGGGACATGGGATACAAGGTGACTTGGACTTCGTTTGCACTTTAGTCAATAATACCAAATTAGGAATTCTAtctatacaaaataataattttggaggGGTATTTCCCAAATGCATTAGGAATTTTTCTAGAACCTTTTCAGTATTAGGAATAGAACATAACAACATATTGGGAAGAATACCGGATGGGATTGGAAATCTCAACAATTTGGAGGTGCTACGGGCATCACAAAATCAATTATCAGGCCCCATTCCCTTTGATATTGGGAGGCTTAAGAAgctaaagaaattttacattgaTAGTAATTTTCTCTCTGGAACAATTCCCCATTCTATTGGAAATTTAACATTGTTAATCGAACTAGCTTtagatgttaacaaacttaagGGAAACATTCCATCTAGTCTAGGTGATTGCCAAAATTTGGTTAGGATGACTCTTTCTCATAACAATCTTAGTGGATCAATACCCCCTCAAGTACTTGCACTTTCATCCTTGTCCATTTTACTAAACTTATCATCAAACTATTTGACTGGTGAACTTTCCGCCGAAGTAGAGAAATTGAAAAATCTGGGTGAATTGGATGTTTCAAAAAATAGGTTATCTGGTTTGCTTCCAAACAACCTTGGTAGCTGTGTAAGCCTAGAGGAGTTGTTTTTGGATGGCAATTTGTTTGAAGGGCCCATTCCTTCATCTTTGAGTTCATTGAGAGGTCTTGCGGCACTAGATGTATCCGAAAATAATCTTTCAG GAGTGATACCAAGTGAAGGAGTCTTCAAGAATTCTAGTGCTACATTTGTTGAAGGGAACAATAAGCTTTGTGGAGGCATCACTGAGTTACACTTGTCAAGATGTAACTCGGAAAAATCATCAAACACTTCTCTTCGTTTAAAATTTGTTATTGTTGCTGTAATTTTAGGAGTGACTTTGATCTTCCTTTTTCTCCTTATCATGTTGCTTCGAAAGAAGAAAGAGCAGCAGGCAACAACAACTTGTGCAGAAAATTCACTTCTAAGGTTATCATACCAAAGCATCCTAAGGGCTACTAACGGATTCTCTACGCAGAATTTGGTTGGTTTGGGAGGTTTTGGTTCCGTGTACAGAGGAATTCTTGAAGAGACTGGAGAAGTTATTGCGGTAAAGGTGCTTAATCTTCTAAACCATGGAGCTTCGAGGAGTTTCTTAGCTGAATGTGAGGTCTTGAAGAACATTCGACATCGGAATCTTGTCAAGCTTTTAACTGCCATTTCAGGTACCGATTATCAAGGCAATGATTTTAAAGCCTTGGTTTATGAGTTCATGGTAAATGGAAGTTTGGAGGACTGGCTGCATCCACCTGCTGGAACCAATGAACCAAAGACAATAAGAAACCTGAACCTCTTCCAAAGACTTAATATGGCCATAGATGTTGCTCATGCACTAGAGTATCTGCACCATCATTGCGAAATATTGATCATTCATTGTGACCTCAAGCCAAGCAATATTCTACTTGATGAGGAAATGGTTGCCCATATAAGTGACTTCGGCTTAGCAAAAATCCTTTCTGCAGACAAGCTTAACTATTCTGCTAGTCAATCAAGCTCCCTTGGATTAAGAGGAACTGTTGGTTATGCTCCACCTG AATATGGTATGGGAAGCGAATTGTCAACAAAAGGTGATGTGTATAGCTATGGCATCCTCTTGCTTGAGATGTTTACAGGGAAAAGGCCGACTGATGAAATATTCGAAGAGGGTTTAAGTCTTCACAACTTTGTTAAGACAACTTTACCCGAACGAATGACTGAGATTATAGATCCCATTCTTCTTCAAGAGAAAGTCAGACAAGGAACAAAAAAAGACATTATTCTTAGTGGAAACATCATAGAAAATGACAGGTGTCTTCAATGTATGAATTCAATTCTTGAAATAGGACTCACTTGTTGTACTGAATTACCAAGTGAGCGGGTTGACATGTGTGATGTTGTTACCGAGCTTTGTTCCATTAGAGATCAGATTTATCTGACTCAATTAGGAGGTCTTTGTTAA
- the LOC121207861 gene encoding probable LRR receptor-like serine/threonine-protein kinase At3g47570 isoform X3 yields the protein MNKALSKTNQSHLRAMGISKKHLEVIILLSCFNLQGPNLLGLATATTVIRGNDTDQQALLHFKAKISGDRLKVMESWNSSIHFCQWHGITCGRKHQRVTKLELQVLELSGSLSPYIGNLSFLKELNLATNNFYDHIPQEVGHLRRLESLRGSIPPALGNLSSLEELYLTYNAFSGVLPEALGRLTNLTHFSADENSISGIIPTAMFNLSNIIVFSIGGNKIQGTLHSDLAITMPHVGAFSLWGNQIYGKIPISISNASNLYQLQLDENRLSGNVPSLEKLENLFVLNLYTNHLGHGIQGDLDFVCTLVNNTKLGILSIQNNNFGGVFPKCIRNFSRTFSVLGIEHNNILGRIPDGIGNLNNLEVLRASQNQLSGPIPFDIGRLKKLKKFYIDSNFLSGTIPHSIGNLTLLIELALDVNKLKGNIPSSLGDCQNLVRMTLSHNNLSGSIPPQVLALSSLSILLNLSSNYLTGELSAEVEKLKNLGELDVSKNRLSGLLPNNLGSCVSLEELFLDGNLFEGPIPSSLSSLRGLAALDVSENNLSGKVPEFLASFGALKYLNLSFNDFEGVIPSEGVFKNSSATFVEGNNKLCGGITELHLSRCNSEKSSNTSLRLKFVIVAVILGVTLIFLFLLIMLLRKKKEQQATTTCAENSLLRLSYQSILRATNGFSTQNLVGLGGFGSVYRGILEETGEVIAVKVLNLLNHGASRSFLAECEVLKNIRHRNLVKLLTAISGTDYQGNDFKALVYEFMVNGSLEDWLHPPAGTNEPKTIRNLNLFQRLNMAIDVAHALEYLHHHCEILIIHCDLKPSNILLDEEMVAHISDFGLAKILSADKLNYSASQSSSLGLRGTVGYAPPEYGMGSELSTKGDVYSYGILLLEMFTGKRPTDEIFEEGLSLHNFVKTTLPERMTEIIDPILLQEKVRQGTKKDIILSGNIIENDRCLQCMNSILEIGLTCCTELPSERVDMCDVVTELCSIRDQIYLTQLGGLC from the exons ATGAACAAAGCACTCTCGAAAACAAATCAATCTCATCTCAGGGCTATGGGGATATCAAAAAAGCATTTAGAAGTTATTATTCTTCTCTCATGCTTCAACTTGCAGGGTCCTAACTTGCTTGGTTTAGCAACAGCAACCACTGTAATTAGAGGAAATGACACTGATCAACAAGCTTTACTCCATTTCAAAGCGAAGATAAGTGGTGATCGACTTAAGGTTATGGAGTCTTGGAATAGCTCTATTCACTTCTGTCAATGGCATGGTATTACATGCGGCCGCAAGCATCAGAGAGTCACCAAGTTGGAACTACAAGTCCTCGAACTCTCGGGATCTTTATCACCATATATTGGAAATTTGAGCTTTCTCAAGGAGTTGAATCTTGCAACCAACAACTTCTACGATCATATTCCTCAAGAAGTTGGACATCTAAGAAGACTGGAAAG TTTAAGAGGGAGCATCCCGCCTGCGTTGGGGAACTTGTCATCCCTGGAGGAACTTTATTTGACATATAATGCTTTCAGTGGGGTTCTACCTGAAGCTCTTGGACGACTGACAAATCTAACACATTTCTCGGCAGATGAAAATTCAATATCCGGTATTATTCCGACAGCAATGTTCAATCTATCCAATATTATAGTCTTCTCCATAGGAGGGAACAAGATTCAAGGTACTCTTCATTCTGACTTAGCAATCACTATGCCACATGTTGGGGCCTTTTCCTTATGGGGAAACCAAATCTATGGAAAGATTCCTATTTCAATATCCAATGCCTCAAATCTGTATCAACTTCAACTTGATGAGAACAGACTTAGTGGGAACGTGCCTTCCTTAGAAAAGCTAGAAAACCTGTTCGTACTTAACCTATACACCAACCACTTGGGACATGGGATACAAGGTGACTTGGACTTCGTTTGCACTTTAGTCAATAATACCAAATTAGGAATTCTAtctatacaaaataataattttggaggGGTATTTCCCAAATGCATTAGGAATTTTTCTAGAACCTTTTCAGTATTAGGAATAGAACATAACAACATATTGGGAAGAATACCGGATGGGATTGGAAATCTCAACAATTTGGAGGTGCTACGGGCATCACAAAATCAATTATCAGGCCCCATTCCCTTTGATATTGGGAGGCTTAAGAAgctaaagaaattttacattgaTAGTAATTTTCTCTCTGGAACAATTCCCCATTCTATTGGAAATTTAACATTGTTAATCGAACTAGCTTtagatgttaacaaacttaagGGAAACATTCCATCTAGTCTAGGTGATTGCCAAAATTTGGTTAGGATGACTCTTTCTCATAACAATCTTAGTGGATCAATACCCCCTCAAGTACTTGCACTTTCATCCTTGTCCATTTTACTAAACTTATCATCAAACTATTTGACTGGTGAACTTTCCGCCGAAGTAGAGAAATTGAAAAATCTGGGTGAATTGGATGTTTCAAAAAATAGGTTATCTGGTTTGCTTCCAAACAACCTTGGTAGCTGTGTAAGCCTAGAGGAGTTGTTTTTGGATGGCAATTTGTTTGAAGGGCCCATTCCTTCATCTTTGAGTTCATTGAGAGGTCTTGCGGCACTAGATGTATCCGAAAATAATCTTTCAGGTAAGGTTCCTGAATTTCTTGCAAGTTTTGGGGCATTAAAGTATTTAAATCTCTCATTCAATGATTTTGAAGGAGTGATACCAAGTGAAGGAGTCTTCAAGAATTCTAGTGCTACATTTGTTGAAGGGAACAATAAGCTTTGTGGAGGCATCACTGAGTTACACTTGTCAAGATGTAACTCGGAAAAATCATCAAACACTTCTCTTCGTTTAAAATTTGTTATTGTTGCTGTAATTTTAGGAGTGACTTTGATCTTCCTTTTTCTCCTTATCATGTTGCTTCGAAAGAAGAAAGAGCAGCAGGCAACAACAACTTGTGCAGAAAATTCACTTCTAAGGTTATCATACCAAAGCATCCTAAGGGCTACTAACGGATTCTCTACGCAGAATTTGGTTGGTTTGGGAGGTTTTGGTTCCGTGTACAGAGGAATTCTTGAAGAGACTGGAGAAGTTATTGCGGTAAAGGTGCTTAATCTTCTAAACCATGGAGCTTCGAGGAGTTTCTTAGCTGAATGTGAGGTCTTGAAGAACATTCGACATCGGAATCTTGTCAAGCTTTTAACTGCCATTTCAGGTACCGATTATCAAGGCAATGATTTTAAAGCCTTGGTTTATGAGTTCATGGTAAATGGAAGTTTGGAGGACTGGCTGCATCCACCTGCTGGAACCAATGAACCAAAGACAATAAGAAACCTGAACCTCTTCCAAAGACTTAATATGGCCATAGATGTTGCTCATGCACTAGAGTATCTGCACCATCATTGCGAAATATTGATCATTCATTGTGACCTCAAGCCAAGCAATATTCTACTTGATGAGGAAATGGTTGCCCATATAAGTGACTTCGGCTTAGCAAAAATCCTTTCTGCAGACAAGCTTAACTATTCTGCTAGTCAATCAAGCTCCCTTGGATTAAGAGGAACTGTTGGTTATGCTCCACCTG AATATGGTATGGGAAGCGAATTGTCAACAAAAGGTGATGTGTATAGCTATGGCATCCTCTTGCTTGAGATGTTTACAGGGAAAAGGCCGACTGATGAAATATTCGAAGAGGGTTTAAGTCTTCACAACTTTGTTAAGACAACTTTACCCGAACGAATGACTGAGATTATAGATCCCATTCTTCTTCAAGAGAAAGTCAGACAAGGAACAAAAAAAGACATTATTCTTAGTGGAAACATCATAGAAAATGACAGGTGTCTTCAATGTATGAATTCAATTCTTGAAATAGGACTCACTTGTTGTACTGAATTACCAAGTGAGCGGGTTGACATGTGTGATGTTGTTACCGAGCTTTGTTCCATTAGAGATCAGATTTATCTGACTCAATTAGGAGGTCTTTGTTAA
- the LOC121207861 gene encoding probable LRR receptor-like serine/threonine-protein kinase At3g47570 isoform X1: protein MNKALSKTNQSHLRAMGISKKHLEVIILLSCFNLQGPNLLGLATATTVIRGNDTDQQALLHFKAKISGDRLKVMESWNSSIHFCQWHGITCGRKHQRVTKLELQVLELSGSLSPYIGNLSFLKELNLATNNFYDHIPQEVGHLRRLERLELINNSFSGEIPSNLSACSKLTYIRMRGNQLRGEIPGSFGLLSKLKFLSFVNNSLRGSIPPALGNLSSLEELYLTYNAFSGVLPEALGRLTNLTHFSADENSISGIIPTAMFNLSNIIVFSIGGNKIQGTLHSDLAITMPHVGAFSLWGNQIYGKIPISISNASNLYQLQLDENRLSGNVPSLEKLENLFVLNLYTNHLGHGIQGDLDFVCTLVNNTKLGILSIQNNNFGGVFPKCIRNFSRTFSVLGIEHNNILGRIPDGIGNLNNLEVLRASQNQLSGPIPFDIGRLKKLKKFYIDSNFLSGTIPHSIGNLTLLIELALDVNKLKGNIPSSLGDCQNLVRMTLSHNNLSGSIPPQVLALSSLSILLNLSSNYLTGELSAEVEKLKNLGELDVSKNRLSGLLPNNLGSCVSLEELFLDGNLFEGPIPSSLSSLRGLAALDVSENNLSGKVPEFLASFGALKYLNLSFNDFEGVIPSEGVFKNSSATFVEGNNKLCGGITELHLSRCNSEKSSNTSLRLKFVIVAVILGVTLIFLFLLIMLLRKKKEQQATTTCAENSLLRLSYQSILRATNGFSTQNLVGLGGFGSVYRGILEETGEVIAVKVLNLLNHGASRSFLAECEVLKNIRHRNLVKLLTAISGTDYQGNDFKALVYEFMVNGSLEDWLHPPAGTNEPKTIRNLNLFQRLNMAIDVAHALEYLHHHCEILIIHCDLKPSNILLDEEMVAHISDFGLAKILSADKLNYSASQSSSLGLRGTVGYAPPEYGMGSELSTKGDVYSYGILLLEMFTGKRPTDEIFEEGLSLHNFVKTTLPERMTEIIDPILLQEKVRQGTKKDIILSGNIIENDRCLQCMNSILEIGLTCCTELPSERVDMCDVVTELCSIRDQIYLTQLGGLC, encoded by the exons ATGAACAAAGCACTCTCGAAAACAAATCAATCTCATCTCAGGGCTATGGGGATATCAAAAAAGCATTTAGAAGTTATTATTCTTCTCTCATGCTTCAACTTGCAGGGTCCTAACTTGCTTGGTTTAGCAACAGCAACCACTGTAATTAGAGGAAATGACACTGATCAACAAGCTTTACTCCATTTCAAAGCGAAGATAAGTGGTGATCGACTTAAGGTTATGGAGTCTTGGAATAGCTCTATTCACTTCTGTCAATGGCATGGTATTACATGCGGCCGCAAGCATCAGAGAGTCACCAAGTTGGAACTACAAGTCCTCGAACTCTCGGGATCTTTATCACCATATATTGGAAATTTGAGCTTTCTCAAGGAGTTGAATCTTGCAACCAACAACTTCTACGATCATATTCCTCAAGAAGTTGGACATCTAAGAAGACTGGAAAGGTTAGAACTGATCAATAACTCTTTTAGTGGTGAAATTCCTTCCAATTTATCTGCTTGCTCTAAGCTTACATATATCCGCATGAGAGGCAATCAACTAAGAGGAGAAATACCTGGTTCGTTTGGTCTCTTGTCAAAGCTGAAATTCTTGAGTTTTGTCAACAACAGTTTAAGAGGGAGCATCCCGCCTGCGTTGGGGAACTTGTCATCCCTGGAGGAACTTTATTTGACATATAATGCTTTCAGTGGGGTTCTACCTGAAGCTCTTGGACGACTGACAAATCTAACACATTTCTCGGCAGATGAAAATTCAATATCCGGTATTATTCCGACAGCAATGTTCAATCTATCCAATATTATAGTCTTCTCCATAGGAGGGAACAAGATTCAAGGTACTCTTCATTCTGACTTAGCAATCACTATGCCACATGTTGGGGCCTTTTCCTTATGGGGAAACCAAATCTATGGAAAGATTCCTATTTCAATATCCAATGCCTCAAATCTGTATCAACTTCAACTTGATGAGAACAGACTTAGTGGGAACGTGCCTTCCTTAGAAAAGCTAGAAAACCTGTTCGTACTTAACCTATACACCAACCACTTGGGACATGGGATACAAGGTGACTTGGACTTCGTTTGCACTTTAGTCAATAATACCAAATTAGGAATTCTAtctatacaaaataataattttggaggGGTATTTCCCAAATGCATTAGGAATTTTTCTAGAACCTTTTCAGTATTAGGAATAGAACATAACAACATATTGGGAAGAATACCGGATGGGATTGGAAATCTCAACAATTTGGAGGTGCTACGGGCATCACAAAATCAATTATCAGGCCCCATTCCCTTTGATATTGGGAGGCTTAAGAAgctaaagaaattttacattgaTAGTAATTTTCTCTCTGGAACAATTCCCCATTCTATTGGAAATTTAACATTGTTAATCGAACTAGCTTtagatgttaacaaacttaagGGAAACATTCCATCTAGTCTAGGTGATTGCCAAAATTTGGTTAGGATGACTCTTTCTCATAACAATCTTAGTGGATCAATACCCCCTCAAGTACTTGCACTTTCATCCTTGTCCATTTTACTAAACTTATCATCAAACTATTTGACTGGTGAACTTTCCGCCGAAGTAGAGAAATTGAAAAATCTGGGTGAATTGGATGTTTCAAAAAATAGGTTATCTGGTTTGCTTCCAAACAACCTTGGTAGCTGTGTAAGCCTAGAGGAGTTGTTTTTGGATGGCAATTTGTTTGAAGGGCCCATTCCTTCATCTTTGAGTTCATTGAGAGGTCTTGCGGCACTAGATGTATCCGAAAATAATCTTTCAGGTAAGGTTCCTGAATTTCTTGCAAGTTTTGGGGCATTAAAGTATTTAAATCTCTCATTCAATGATTTTGAAGGAGTGATACCAAGTGAAGGAGTCTTCAAGAATTCTAGTGCTACATTTGTTGAAGGGAACAATAAGCTTTGTGGAGGCATCACTGAGTTACACTTGTCAAGATGTAACTCGGAAAAATCATCAAACACTTCTCTTCGTTTAAAATTTGTTATTGTTGCTGTAATTTTAGGAGTGACTTTGATCTTCCTTTTTCTCCTTATCATGTTGCTTCGAAAGAAGAAAGAGCAGCAGGCAACAACAACTTGTGCAGAAAATTCACTTCTAAGGTTATCATACCAAAGCATCCTAAGGGCTACTAACGGATTCTCTACGCAGAATTTGGTTGGTTTGGGAGGTTTTGGTTCCGTGTACAGAGGAATTCTTGAAGAGACTGGAGAAGTTATTGCGGTAAAGGTGCTTAATCTTCTAAACCATGGAGCTTCGAGGAGTTTCTTAGCTGAATGTGAGGTCTTGAAGAACATTCGACATCGGAATCTTGTCAAGCTTTTAACTGCCATTTCAGGTACCGATTATCAAGGCAATGATTTTAAAGCCTTGGTTTATGAGTTCATGGTAAATGGAAGTTTGGAGGACTGGCTGCATCCACCTGCTGGAACCAATGAACCAAAGACAATAAGAAACCTGAACCTCTTCCAAAGACTTAATATGGCCATAGATGTTGCTCATGCACTAGAGTATCTGCACCATCATTGCGAAATATTGATCATTCATTGTGACCTCAAGCCAAGCAATATTCTACTTGATGAGGAAATGGTTGCCCATATAAGTGACTTCGGCTTAGCAAAAATCCTTTCTGCAGACAAGCTTAACTATTCTGCTAGTCAATCAAGCTCCCTTGGATTAAGAGGAACTGTTGGTTATGCTCCACCTG AATATGGTATGGGAAGCGAATTGTCAACAAAAGGTGATGTGTATAGCTATGGCATCCTCTTGCTTGAGATGTTTACAGGGAAAAGGCCGACTGATGAAATATTCGAAGAGGGTTTAAGTCTTCACAACTTTGTTAAGACAACTTTACCCGAACGAATGACTGAGATTATAGATCCCATTCTTCTTCAAGAGAAAGTCAGACAAGGAACAAAAAAAGACATTATTCTTAGTGGAAACATCATAGAAAATGACAGGTGTCTTCAATGTATGAATTCAATTCTTGAAATAGGACTCACTTGTTGTACTGAATTACCAAGTGAGCGGGTTGACATGTGTGATGTTGTTACCGAGCTTTGTTCCATTAGAGATCAGATTTATCTGACTCAATTAGGAGGTCTTTGTTAA